In Mycoavidus cysteinexigens, a genomic segment contains:
- a CDS encoding DegQ family serine endoprotease — protein MSHFSTHHLFRLFSPLWIGVAAAFAPFPSALADELPAPAPVVSLPDFTGLIDKVGPAVVNIRTTGRIPFNSSAIELPPGMDNSEMLDFLQRFFGFSLPQQRPAPRSEQTPEDESVPDAGMERSNGVGSGFVISADGYVMTNTHVVYDADSIYVSLPDKREFKAKLIGADKRTDVALLKIEAKNLPLVTLGDSSKLRVGEWVVAIGSPFGFENTLTAGIVSAKGRNTGDYLPFIQTDVAVNPGNSGGPLLNLRGEVVGINSQIYSRTGGFMGISFAIPIDEATRVAEQLKATGKVARGRIAVAIGQVTKEVANSLGLPRAQGAFVSSVEANGPADKAGVQAGDIILSFNGKIIEEASDLPRLVGATKPGARVTMTVWRKGKKQDLVVSVAEMQPDRPARALLSQANPRMHTENSIGLTVSNLSEAQLKALKLRYGVRVEAAQGPAAQVGIRRGDIVLRIGATDIQNAQQLDAVVRTLDPKKMVAILVRRGENTQFVPLRPRVK, from the coding sequence ATGAGCCATTTTTCGACACACCATTTGTTTCGCTTATTTAGCCCACTATGGATCGGGGTTGCCGCGGCTTTTGCGCCATTTCCTAGCGCGCTGGCAGATGAGTTGCCGGCTCCTGCGCCGGTTGTAAGCCTACCGGATTTTACCGGGCTCATCGATAAAGTAGGGCCGGCTGTAGTGAACATCCGCACCACTGGGCGGATCCCTTTTAACAGTAGCGCAATCGAATTGCCGCCCGGCATGGACAACTCTGAAATGTTGGATTTTCTCCAACGTTTCTTTGGTTTCTCGCTACCGCAGCAACGTCCTGCGCCGCGTTCTGAGCAAACGCCAGAAGACGAAAGTGTGCCTGATGCAGGCATGGAACGGAGTAATGGCGTCGGCTCGGGCTTCGTGATTTCAGCCGATGGCTATGTCATGACCAATACGCACGTGGTGTATGACGCAGACAGTATCTATGTGTCACTGCCGGATAAACGCGAATTTAAAGCTAAGCTCATCGGTGCTGATAAGCGCACGGATGTTGCCTTACTGAAAATCGAAGCAAAAAATCTGCCGCTTGTGACGCTCGGCGATTCAAGCAAACTACGCGTGGGCGAATGGGTGGTTGCGATTGGCTCGCCATTTGGTTTTGAGAATACCTTGACAGCGGGCATTGTCAGCGCAAAAGGGCGCAATACCGGTGACTATTTGCCGTTCATTCAAACCGATGTCGCCGTCAATCCAGGCAACTCGGGCGGCCCGCTGCTGAATTTGCGCGGCGAAGTGGTTGGCATTAATTCACAAATTTATAGCCGTACCGGCGGCTTTATGGGTATTTCGTTCGCCATTCCAATTGATGAGGCGACGCGTGTCGCTGAGCAACTGAAAGCGACAGGTAAAGTGGCGCGCGGCCGCATTGCCGTAGCGATTGGTCAAGTAACTAAAGAAGTTGCCAATTCTTTAGGCCTGCCCCGCGCGCAAGGCGCGTTTGTGAGTAGCGTTGAGGCAAATGGGCCGGCTGACAAAGCCGGCGTGCAAGCGGGCGACATTATCTTAAGCTTCAATGGCAAAATCATTGAAGAGGCGAGCGATTTACCGCGGCTAGTCGGCGCCACCAAACCTGGAGCGCGCGTGACAATGACAGTATGGCGCAAAGGGAAAAAACAAGATCTAGTGGTCAGCGTCGCAGAAATGCAACCAGATCGGCCCGCGCGCGCTTTGCTTTCTCAAGCCAACCCACGCATGCATACGGAAAACTCAATCGGACTGACGGTTAGCAACCTTTCCGAAGCACAATTAAAAGCGCTTAAATTACGGTATGGCGTGCGCGTTGAGGCAGCGCAAGGCCCTGCCGCGCAGGTTGGCATACGCAGGGGCGATATTGTGCTGCGTATTGGCGCTACGGATATTCAGAATGCGCAGCAACTCGATGCCGTAGTGCGTACGCTGGACCCTAAAAAAATGGTCGCTATTTTAGTGCGCCGTGGTGAAAACACGCAATTTGTTCCGTTGCGGCCACGGGTGAAATAA
- a CDS encoding NACHT and WD40 repeat domain-containing protein, whose protein sequence is MSPINPSQSAQPSLSSYFPQLASAFANAVQPNSTDRICEAAGSVMQIDYGLINIPVVGSHNEITVHYHSTASDAQLLREILRPLQSIALQSNAAPLASLGIQRLQKRYLDGLQKDEEIKDALAMYVAPECTLITNVKECFSLEEKVRDFLASKEKKVLLLLGVAGSGKSTFNRYLARSLWEAYDKEANKSGQTPIPLFIRLSNLKDPNTNLISEYLKKEKFTEEQVAELKENYRFIFILDGYDEIKDRTRLFYVENELDEWQAKVIVTSRPEYLGDRYERQFHPKGQAYLLQTYQLAPFSDVTIEEYINKYKSSYPELERSVAEHGEILERSEVKELMRNPFLLKLALGELPALAERYKNSSQRITRLALYDQFVESWFARSQDRLSGIRLTDAEQKAFHFLNKAFIKHGTKFSKDLAIEMYQAGLVRVAYSEQLSYDESSAVAQDWRDKFLSESNEKIKLLRFNAPLICRDDQYEFIHKSIPDYLVARALWEEFDVREKIELTSWLNRLNIVNDPAILQFLAERVWQEPKLKNCLLSVVDQSKGEGGAQLERGAANAITILVRAGVPFTKVDLKGIRIPGANLSYGVFDSAQLQKADLTGVKLDKSWLRQANLSGAQMARVQFGEWPYLQEEGAVLSCAYSPDGGGLATGLESGKIGVYQTSNWEKIHTLIGHTAEVFGIAYNPKGNQLASSSEDETVRLWDVKMGSTLHILSFHAGWGAVLAYNPQGDQLVSGGFEDRVLLWDVKTGTELQTLIGHETTIFSVAYNLTGDQLASGSSDMTVRLWDVKTGTGLHILRGHEQMVMSLAYSPQGDQIVSCDDNGIVFLWDVKTGARLYTLDGNTDGIHRVMYSLQGDLWLVSGSVDGTVRPWDVKTGACLNTFSGHMGMLVSLAYSPIGDQLASGGGDATVRLWDAKMVAEPNAFGGHEDIVRSVVYLPQGDQLASCSLDNTVRLWDVKTGAELKTLIDYKTAILDIAYHPKGDQFALSSADSIVSLRDAKTGAELKAFSGHTGSVYSIAYSPQGDQLASCGEDGTVRLWDAKMGTELKVFSGHTGDVDKVAYSPQGDQLASCGKDGTVRLWDIKTGTELHILSRHTEDECVFSVAYSPKGDSLASCGEDKTIHLWDSKTGAENYTLIGHTNTIFSVAYSPKGDLLASGGFDTTVRLWEVETGECQRVIQDCSMVISLDWKEVLDGQYLAMGGIDKSVRQWKIKKEGGEYKETFCWSTGHDFLTVGGALIEGVKGLSEVNERLLKQRGAVQTQITSKSSSVSETLCEEEFI, encoded by the coding sequence ATGTCGCCGATTAATCCAAGCCAAAGCGCTCAACCTTCCTTATCTTCGTATTTTCCTCAATTAGCCTCAGCTTTTGCGAATGCGGTACAACCCAATTCAACGGATAGGATTTGTGAGGCAGCAGGGTCAGTCATGCAAATCGACTATGGGTTGATTAATATTCCAGTGGTGGGATCACATAACGAAATCACCGTGCATTATCATTCAACGGCTTCAGATGCTCAGTTGTTACGAGAAATTTTGAGGCCGCTGCAAAGCATAGCCTTACAATCTAATGCCGCTCCACTCGCTAGTCTGGGGATTCAGCGGTTGCAGAAAAGATATTTGGATGGACTGCAGAAAGATGAGGAAATCAAAGATGCGTTGGCAATGTACGTCGCGCCCGAATGCACTCTAATTACGAATGTAAAGGAATGCTTTAGCCTGGAAGAGAAGGTAAGAGATTTCTTAGCTTCAAAAGAAAAGAAGGTGCTCCTTTTGTTGGGCGTAGCGGGTTCTGGTAAGTCAACCTTTAATCGGTATTTGGCACGTAGTCTATGGGAAGCATATGACAAGGAAGCCAATAAATCTGGTCAGACACCCATCCCATTATTTATTCGGCTATCAAACCTGAAAGATCCGAACACCAATCTTATTTCAGAGTACCTAAAAAAAGAGAAATTTACAGAAGAGCAGGTAGCTGAATTAAAAGAGAATTATCGCTTTATCTTTATTTTAGATGGCTACGATGAGATTAAAGATCGTACTCGCCTGTTCTATGTTGAGAATGAACTAGATGAATGGCAAGCCAAAGTAATCGTTACGAGTAGGCCAGAGTATTTAGGAGACCGATATGAACGTCAGTTCCACCCGAAAGGCCAAGCATATTTGCTTCAAACATATCAACTGGCGCCATTCTCTGATGTGACGATTGAGGAGTATATAAACAAATATAAAAGCTCATATCCAGAATTAGAAAGGAGTGTCGCGGAGCATGGAGAAATTCTAGAGCGATCTGAAGTCAAAGAGTTAATGCGCAATCCTTTTTTACTCAAATTGGCCTTGGGCGAATTACCAGCGTTGGCCGAGAGATACAAGAATAGCAGCCAACGTATTACTCGGCTTGCATTATATGACCAATTTGTGGAGAGTTGGTTTGCGCGTTCGCAAGATCGTTTGAGCGGCATTCGCTTAACTGATGCAGAACAGAAGGCATTTCACTTTCTAAATAAAGCTTTTATTAAGCATGGCACAAAATTCAGTAAGGATTTGGCAATAGAGATGTATCAAGCTGGATTGGTGCGCGTGGCGTATTCGGAACAGCTTTCCTATGATGAATCTAGCGCAGTGGCACAAGATTGGCGAGATAAATTTTTAAGTGAAAGTAATGAAAAGATTAAATTATTACGCTTTAATGCACCGCTGATCTGCCGCGATGATCAATATGAGTTTATCCATAAGTCGATTCCAGATTATCTTGTGGCACGAGCGCTGTGGGAAGAGTTCGACGTTCGTGAAAAAATAGAGCTAACTTCTTGGCTCAATAGATTAAACATCGTGAACGATCCTGCGATATTGCAGTTTTTAGCTGAGCGTGTGTGGCAAGAGCCGAAGTTAAAAAATTGTCTTCTAAGCGTGGTTGATCAATCTAAAGGAGAGGGCGGTGCTCAGCTTGAAAGAGGCGCGGCCAATGCGATCACGATTTTGGTCAGAGCAGGAGTGCCGTTTACCAAAGTGGATTTAAAGGGAATCCGGATACCAGGAGCGAATCTGAGTTACGGAGTATTTGATTCAGCGCAGTTGCAAAAGGCGGATTTAACAGGGGTCAAACTTGACAAGAGTTGGCTGCGACAGGCGAATTTAAGCGGAGCCCAGATGGCAAGGGTGCAGTTTGGCGAATGGCCATACCTCCAGGAAGAGGGCGCAGTATTATCCTGCGCATATTCACCGGATGGGGGAGGGCTCGCCACGGGTCTTGAGAGCGGTAAAATCGGCGTTTATCAGACGTCAAATTGGGAAAAAATTCATACCTTAATTGGCCATACGGCTGAAGTTTTTGGCATTGCATATAACCCGAAAGGTAATCAGCTTGCCTCGAGTAGTGAAGACGAAACAGTGCGACTGTGGGATGTCAAAATGGGGAGTACGTTGCACATCTTAAGTTTTCACGCGGGTTGGGGTGCGGTCCTTGCATATAATCCGCAAGGAGATCAGCTTGTCTCTGGTGGTTTCGAGGATAGAGTGCTGTTGTGGGATGTCAAGACAGGCACGGAACTTCAGACCTTAATCGGCCATGAGACTACAATTTTTAGCGTTGCGTATAACCTGACAGGTGATCAACTTGCTTCTGGCAGTAGCGACATGACGGTGCGACTGTGGGATGTCAAAACGGGTACTGGGCTTCATATTTTAAGGGGCCATGAGCAAATGGTTATGAGCTTGGCGTATTCGCCACAAGGAGATCAAATTGTCTCGTGCGATGATAACGGAATAGTGTTTCTATGGGATGTCAAAACGGGCGCTAGACTGTACACCTTAGACGGAAATACGGATGGTATACATAGAGTAATGTACTCGTTGCAAGGGGATCTTTGGCTTGTCTCAGGTAGTGTTGATGGCACAGTGCGGCCGTGGGATGTCAAAACGGGTGCGTGTCTAAACACATTCAGCGGCCATATGGGTATGCTTGTAAGCCTCGCATATAGTCCGATAGGAGATCAGCTTGCTTCAGGCGGTGGTGACGCCACGGTGCGGCTGTGGGATGCCAAAATGGTTGCTGAGCCTAATGCCTTCGGCGGACATGAAGATATCGTTAGAAGTGTAGTGTATTTGCCGCAAGGAGATCAGCTTGCTTCATGCAGTTTGGACAATACAGTGCGTTTGTGGGATGTTAAAACGGGCGCTGAACTTAAAACTTTAATCGATTATAAGACTGCTATTTTGGACATTGCGTATCATCCGAAAGGTGATCAATTTGCCTTGAGCAGTGCCGATAGTATAGTGTCTTTACGAGATGCCAAAACGGGCGCTGAGCTTAAGGCCTTCAGCGGTCATACGGGTAGTGTTTATAGCATTGCGTATTCGCCGCAAGGTGATCAACTGGCCTCGTGCGGTGAAGACGGCACAGTGCGACTGTGGGATGCCAAAATGGGCACTGAACTTAAGGTCTTCAGCGGCCATACGGGGGATGTTGATAAAGTGGCCTATTCGCCGCAAGGTGATCAACTGGCCTCGTGCGGTAAGGACGGCACAGTGCGGCTGTGGGATATCAAAACGGGCACTGAACTTCATATCTTAAGCCGCCATACGGAGGATGAGTGCGTTTTTAGCGTAGCCTATTCGCCGAAAGGTGATTCGCTCGCCTCATGCGGTGAGGACAAAACAATACATCTATGGGATAGCAAAACGGGTGCTGAAAACTATACTTTGATTGGTCATACGAATACTATTTTTAGCGTAGCGTATTCGCCAAAAGGCGATCTGCTCGCTTCGGGCGGTTTCGACACTACAGTACGACTGTGGGAAGTGGAAACGGGCGAGTGTCAGAGGGTGATTCAAGATTGTTCTATGGTAATAAGCTTAGACTGGAAAGAGGTTTTAGACGGCCAGTATCTAGCAATGGGCGGCATAGATAAGTCAGTTCGGCAGTGGAAAATCAAAAAAGAGGGGGGAGAATATAAGGAAACTTTTTGCTGGAGTACAGGACATGACTTCCTGACCGTGGGAGGGGCATTAATAGAAGGGGTAAAAGGGTTAAGCGAAGTTAATGAACGACTACTCAAGCAGAGAGGGGCGGTGCAGACTCAAATTACAAGCAAATCTTCGAGCGTGTCAGAAACTTTGTGTGAAGAGGAATTCATCTGA
- the fabD gene encoding ACP S-malonyltransferase — protein sequence MKCAFVFPGQGSQSVGMLGTLADWPVVRETLQEASDTLQQDMGKLLAEGPAETLNLTLHTQPAMLTAAYAVYRAWISLGGLAPAMAAGHSLGEYTALVAAGALSFKDALALVRFRAQAMQEAVPVGVGAMAAILGLDANAVRAVCAEASAAGVVEAVNFNAPAQIVIAGHKAAVEAACELAKAKGAKRALLLPVSAPFHSSLLQPASDRLRDYLSQVEVRAPQIPVVNNIDVATASEPSEIKHALARQAAGPVRWVESIQALAQAGITHIVECGPGKVLAGLTKRIDSTLVSLALCDSASLDEALPLLR from the coding sequence ATGAAATGTGCATTTGTATTTCCCGGGCAAGGCTCGCAGTCGGTGGGCATGCTGGGGACTTTGGCCGATTGGCCGGTAGTACGCGAGACGTTGCAAGAAGCCTCAGATACGTTGCAGCAGGATATGGGCAAGTTGCTTGCCGAAGGTCCCGCTGAGACCTTGAATCTCACTCTCCACACGCAGCCCGCGATGTTAACGGCAGCGTATGCCGTATACCGCGCCTGGATTAGCCTAGGCGGGTTAGCGCCAGCGATGGCGGCGGGCCATAGTTTGGGTGAATACACCGCCCTGGTGGCCGCGGGCGCCTTGTCTTTTAAAGATGCTTTAGCGCTCGTGCGTTTTCGCGCCCAAGCTATGCAAGAAGCAGTTCCAGTCGGGGTTGGCGCGATGGCGGCGATTCTTGGCCTGGACGCTAATGCGGTACGTGCAGTGTGTGCTGAAGCGAGTGCGGCAGGGGTGGTCGAGGCCGTGAATTTTAATGCGCCAGCGCAAATCGTCATCGCTGGGCATAAGGCCGCGGTTGAAGCGGCTTGTGAATTAGCCAAAGCTAAAGGCGCCAAGCGCGCGCTCCTGTTGCCGGTCTCTGCGCCGTTCCATTCCTCTTTGCTACAGCCCGCTTCGGATCGGCTGCGTGACTATTTGTCGCAGGTCGAAGTGCGCGCGCCGCAGATTCCAGTGGTTAATAATATTGATGTGGCAACAGCGTCTGAGCCAAGCGAGATTAAACATGCGCTCGCGCGTCAGGCGGCGGGGCCGGTGCGGTGGGTTGAGTCAATTCAAGCGCTGGCGCAGGCTGGCATCACGCATATCGTAGAATGTGGTCCTGGCAAAGTTTTAGCCGGTTTAACAAAACGCATTGATAGCACGCTTGTGAGTCTCGCCCTATGCGATTCTGCCTCGCTTGACGAGGCTTTGCCGCTGTTGCGTTAG
- a CDS encoding beta-ketoacyl-ACP synthase III — protein sequence MAQTNIYSRIIGTGSFLPPRRVTNEELANQLAVRGVETSDEWIFSRTGIRARHFISAEQNTSDLALAAAQNALDAAGLDPQSVDLVIVATSTPDQIFPSTACLLQRKLGISNGGPAFDVQAVCSGFVYALTMADNFIRSGAYRTVLVVGAETFSRLLDFDDRTTCVLFGDGAGAVVLGASAEPGILANALHADGSQAEILCVPGRPQAGVIAGSAFLHMDGRAVLKLAVNVLEKVALEALAKAQLAPEQIDWLIPHQANIRIMQGTCRKLNLPFERMVVTVDQHGNTSAASIPLALDQAVRDGRIKQDQHILIEGVGGGFTWGASVIRF from the coding sequence ATGGCACAGACAAATATTTATTCTCGCATCATTGGCACCGGCAGTTTTTTACCGCCCAGGCGTGTCACTAATGAAGAGTTAGCGAATCAGCTTGCAGTGCGTGGCGTTGAAACCAGCGACGAATGGATTTTTTCGCGTACGGGCATTCGCGCACGTCATTTTATTAGCGCTGAGCAAAACACCAGCGATCTGGCATTAGCCGCGGCTCAAAACGCCCTGGATGCGGCTGGGCTAGATCCACAGTCAGTCGATTTGGTGATTGTAGCGACATCAACGCCGGATCAGATTTTTCCGAGCACAGCATGCTTATTGCAACGCAAACTCGGCATTTCCAATGGCGGCCCGGCCTTTGACGTGCAGGCAGTCTGTTCAGGGTTTGTCTATGCATTGACGATGGCGGATAATTTTATCCGTAGTGGTGCTTATCGCACAGTATTGGTGGTGGGGGCGGAAACCTTTTCGCGCTTACTTGACTTTGATGACCGCACCACCTGCGTCCTATTTGGTGATGGCGCAGGCGCCGTGGTGCTGGGCGCTTCTGCCGAGCCTGGTATTTTGGCCAACGCGCTGCATGCAGATGGAAGTCAGGCAGAGATTCTCTGTGTGCCAGGCCGTCCGCAGGCCGGCGTGATTGCCGGTAGTGCTTTTTTGCATATGGATGGGCGGGCGGTGCTTAAGCTGGCGGTTAATGTGCTGGAAAAGGTCGCGCTTGAAGCACTGGCTAAAGCGCAGCTAGCGCCTGAACAGATTGACTGGTTGATTCCTCATCAAGCCAATATTCGGATTATGCAAGGGACCTGTCGTAAACTGAATTTGCCGTTTGAACGCATGGTGGTGACAGTCGATCAGCATGGCAATACTTCAGCTGCTTCAATTCCGTTGGCGCTGGATCAGGCCGTGCGAGATGGCCGGATTAAACAGGATCAGCATATTTTGATTGAAGGCGTTGGTGGTGGTTTCACTTGGGGCGCTTCGGTCATTCGTTTTTGA
- the rpmF gene encoding 50S ribosomal protein L32 → MAVQQNKKSPSKRGMHRSHDFLSGLPLSIEPTSGEVHRRHHVSPNGYYRGKQVVKSNND, encoded by the coding sequence ATGGCAGTTCAGCAAAACAAAAAATCACCGTCAAAACGCGGGATGCATCGTTCACATGATTTCTTGAGCGGCCTACCGCTTTCGATTGAACCGACCTCAGGCGAAGTACACCGGCGGCACCATGTAAGCCCGAATGGTTATTATCGCGGTAAGCAGGTTGTTAAATCTAATAACGACTAA
- the rpoE gene encoding RNA polymerase sigma factor RpoE, whose protein sequence is MSEKDIDQALVERIYKGDAAAFEILVTKYQRRIIRLIGRFVYDSAEVEDIAQDAFIKAYRALPQFRGDCAFYTWLYRIAINTAKNHLATHSRRTLIGVDIIEIESLECAECLRDINTPESLLMSKQVAQTVNAEMAILPPTLRTAFSLRELEGLSYEEISVAMKCPIGTVRSRIFRAREAIAAKLRPLLDTPENKRW, encoded by the coding sequence GTGAGTGAAAAAGACATCGACCAGGCTTTGGTCGAGCGTATATACAAAGGCGATGCGGCTGCATTTGAGATACTGGTTACCAAATACCAACGCCGCATCATTCGATTAATTGGTCGGTTTGTGTACGATAGCGCCGAAGTCGAAGATATAGCGCAAGATGCATTTATCAAAGCCTATCGGGCTTTGCCACAGTTTCGTGGAGACTGCGCTTTTTATACTTGGCTCTACCGAATTGCCATCAACACCGCAAAAAATCACTTGGCGACCCACAGCCGACGTACCTTAATTGGCGTGGACATTATTGAAATCGAAAGTTTGGAATGTGCGGAATGTCTGAGAGACATCAACACACCTGAATCTTTATTGATGAGCAAACAAGTGGCGCAAACGGTGAATGCAGAGATGGCGATTTTACCGCCCACCTTACGCACGGCATTTAGCCTGCGCGAACTCGAGGGGCTCAGCTACGAAGAAATTTCAGTGGCGATGAAATGCCCGATTGGCACGGTGCGCTCAAGGATTTTTCGGGCGCGTGAAGCGATTGCCGCTAAATTACGTCCTTTACTCGATACCCCAGAAAATAAACGCTGGTAG
- the acpP gene encoding acyl carrier protein, with protein MDNIEQRVKKIVAEQLGVAEGEIKNESSFVDDLGADSLDTVELVMALEDEFGMEIPDKEAESITTVQQAVDYARANVKD; from the coding sequence ATGGACAATATTGAACAACGCGTCAAGAAAATCGTTGCTGAGCAACTTGGCGTTGCCGAAGGCGAAATCAAAAATGAATCCTCCTTTGTGGATGACCTCGGGGCCGATTCGTTAGATACAGTTGAGCTCGTGATGGCGCTTGAAGATGAATTCGGCATGGAAATTCCTGACAAAGAGGCCGAATCGATTACTACAGTGCAGCAGGCAGTTGATTACGCGCGTGCTAACGTTAAGGATTAA
- the fabF gene encoding beta-ketoacyl-ACP synthase II, with protein MSRRVVVTGLGHISPVGNTVAEGWANLAAGQSGIAAVTKFDASNLSTRFAGEVKGFNVDEYIPSKEARHMDVFIHYGLAAGIQAMQDSGLEVNPANAERIGVIVGSGIGGLPSIEQTQTELLNRGPRRISPFFVPASIINMISGHLSIRFGLKGPNLAISTACTTGTHSIGEAMRMIEYGDVDAMLAGGSEATISPLGLGGFAAARALSQRNDDPATASRPWDQDRDGFVLGEGAGVLVLEEYEHAKARGAKIYCELIGYGRSADAYHMTAPCADGDGAHRCMLNALKNAEINTSQVDYINAHGTSTPLGDLSETIAIKRAMGEHAKKVVVSSTKSMTGHLLGAAGGIEAVFAVLALQHQITPPTINIYNQDPACDLDICANVAREMKIDIALSNSFGFGGTNGTLVFKRI; from the coding sequence GTGAGTCGCCGTGTTGTTGTAACAGGTTTAGGGCACATTTCGCCAGTCGGTAATACGGTTGCCGAAGGCTGGGCTAACTTAGCGGCAGGCCAATCTGGCATTGCTGCTGTGACCAAATTCGATGCATCGAATTTATCCACCCGCTTTGCTGGCGAGGTGAAAGGGTTCAATGTTGACGAATATATTCCGAGCAAAGAAGCGCGTCATATGGATGTATTCATCCATTACGGGCTAGCTGCCGGGATCCAAGCCATGCAAGACAGTGGCCTTGAAGTCAACCCAGCCAATGCGGAACGCATCGGCGTGATTGTGGGTTCAGGCATTGGTGGTTTGCCATCCATTGAGCAAACGCAAACTGAATTGCTCAATCGTGGTCCGCGCCGCATTTCGCCATTTTTTGTACCCGCTTCGATTATTAATATGATCTCCGGGCACTTATCCATTCGCTTTGGCCTGAAAGGTCCGAACCTGGCGATCTCTACCGCCTGCACCACAGGTACGCATTCGATTGGAGAGGCCATGCGCATGATCGAATATGGCGATGTCGATGCAATGCTGGCGGGAGGGAGCGAAGCCACGATTTCGCCGCTTGGGCTTGGTGGTTTTGCGGCGGCGCGCGCGCTGTCGCAACGCAATGATGATCCAGCCACCGCGAGCCGTCCTTGGGATCAAGACCGTGATGGTTTTGTACTAGGCGAAGGGGCCGGGGTGTTGGTCCTTGAAGAGTATGAGCATGCTAAAGCGCGTGGTGCAAAAATTTACTGTGAGCTGATTGGCTATGGTCGTAGCGCAGATGCCTACCATATGACCGCGCCTTGCGCGGACGGCGATGGAGCCCATCGCTGTATGCTCAATGCGCTGAAAAACGCCGAGATTAATACCTCTCAAGTCGACTACATCAATGCGCATGGCACATCCACGCCGCTTGGCGATTTAAGTGAGACTATCGCCATCAAGCGCGCAATGGGCGAGCATGCAAAAAAAGTGGTCGTCAGCTCAACCAAATCGATGACCGGTCATTTGTTAGGCGCAGCGGGTGGTATCGAAGCCGTATTTGCAGTACTTGCGCTACAGCATCAAATCACACCGCCGACGATCAATATCTATAATCAAGATCCAGCATGCGATTTAGATATTTGCGCGAACGTTGCGCGCGAGATGAAAATAGACATCGCGCTCTCCAATTCATTCGGCTTTGGCGGAACGAATGGGACGTTAGTCTTTAAACGCATCTAA
- the fabG gene encoding 3-oxoacyl-ACP reductase FabG gives MEKLLDRQIALVTGASRGIGRALALELARAGATVIGSATSEEGAASITAALTELGLAGRGIVLNVNDAALDQRIEDLTQEFGALHILVNNAGITRDQLILRMKEEDWDEVINTNLKAVFRLSRAVLRPMLKARSGRIINITSVVGSIGSAGQVNYAAAKAGVAGMTRALAREVGSRGITVNCVAPGFIETDMTKVLSAEQQTAIKSQIPLGRFGSPQDIAHAVAFLASKQAAYITGTTLHINGGMFMA, from the coding sequence ATGGAAAAACTATTGGATCGACAAATCGCGCTCGTGACCGGCGCGTCTCGTGGCATTGGCCGCGCATTGGCGCTTGAATTAGCGCGCGCTGGTGCGACCGTGATAGGTAGCGCCACCAGCGAAGAGGGCGCTGCTTCGATTACCGCTGCATTGACTGAATTGGGGTTGGCGGGCCGCGGCATTGTCTTGAATGTGAATGATGCGGCGCTAGATCAGCGGATCGAAGACTTGACGCAAGAATTTGGTGCACTGCATATCCTCGTCAATAACGCAGGCATCACGCGCGATCAACTCATCTTGCGGATGAAAGAAGAAGATTGGGACGAGGTGATCAACACGAATTTAAAAGCGGTTTTCCGTTTATCGCGCGCAGTACTGCGGCCTATGCTTAAAGCTCGGAGTGGGCGGATTATTAACATCACTTCGGTGGTTGGCTCGATCGGCAGCGCCGGGCAAGTCAACTACGCTGCGGCCAAAGCGGGTGTGGCGGGCATGACACGGGCGCTGGCACGCGAGGTAGGCAGCCGTGGTATCACCGTCAATTGCGTTGCGCCTGGATTTATCGAAACGGATATGACTAAAGTTTTATCTGCCGAACAACAGACGGCAATCAAATCGCAGATCCCGCTGGGGCGTTTTGGCAGTCCACAGGATATTGCTCATGCGGTTGCTTTTCTGGCGTCTAAGCAGGCAGCTTATATTACCGGAACCACTTTGCATATCAATGGCGGGATGTTTATGGCTTGA
- a CDS encoding protein YgfX: protein MLQTPLRFKLKPSAVLRWLSLAFVLSCAYAVWHVAAPRLGLSYALCAVLAVVLTLSYLAYRADVEQPVQLEISAQSITLWPRTAPPIDYSHISNIAHWSGLMLSITLRANDGRRRTLLILADALPAHMLRELVVRCRQLARKCNR from the coding sequence ATGTTGCAGACCCCGCTGCGCTTCAAACTTAAGCCTTCCGCTGTTTTAAGGTGGCTCAGCCTAGCCTTTGTTTTATCTTGTGCTTATGCGGTGTGGCATGTCGCCGCACCGCGCCTCGGCCTGTCTTACGCTCTATGCGCGGTACTTGCCGTGGTGCTCACCTTGAGTTACCTGGCTTACCGAGCTGACGTAGAGCAACCGGTTCAACTAGAAATCAGTGCACAGAGCATCACGCTCTGGCCCCGCACTGCGCCGCCTATCGATTATTCACACATCTCGAACATCGCCCATTGGAGCGGCCTGATGTTAAGCATCACGCTGCGCGCCAACGATGGCCGCAGGCGTACACTACTGATCCTTGCCGATGCGCTGCCGGCCCATATGCTGCGTGAATTAGTGGTGCGCTGCCGGCAACTGGCAAGAAAGTGTAACCGTTAA